The Desmonostoc muscorum LEGE 12446 genome includes a region encoding these proteins:
- a CDS encoding serine hydrolase, with product MLTQTESISPKAVLERLFTSQKIESEWLTPDFLAQVPIENLRQIIDELKNKLGTYESVQNNLQDYLVIFSQGSVPTKIVLNSKGQISGLFFEQPQIKFMSLEEATNKFQELPGKVSFLVQEGKTIQAALNTKMPLAVGSAFKLAVLKALKSEIASGKRTWKDVVQLQPNWKSLPSGVLQTWPDGTYLTLQTLAAFMISISDNTATDILINLIGRESIELLSLRNRPFLTTREFFLLKSSQNENFLQRYRTSNEAERRAILKELSKKPLPDASEFGGGNPVALDIEWFFTAEELCGLIEQVADLPLLTINPGVAKAQDWQRIAFKGGSETGVFNMTTWLQGKNGKNYCVVATWNNSDAAVEESKFMALYSGVLAKLADNK from the coding sequence ATGCTAACCCAAACTGAATCTATTTCTCCCAAAGCAGTTTTAGAAAGATTATTTACTAGTCAAAAAATAGAGAGTGAATGGTTGACACCGGATTTTCTGGCTCAAGTTCCCATTGAAAATCTGCGACAAATAATTGACGAACTCAAAAATAAATTAGGAACCTATGAAAGCGTACAAAATAATTTACAAGATTATTTAGTTATTTTTAGTCAAGGTTCAGTGCCAACTAAAATAGTTCTAAATAGCAAAGGACAAATTTCCGGGTTGTTCTTTGAGCAACCACAAATCAAATTTATGAGTTTAGAAGAAGCCACTAATAAATTTCAAGAATTACCTGGTAAAGTCAGTTTTCTAGTTCAGGAAGGCAAAACAATACAAGCTGCATTAAATACCAAAATGCCCCTGGCAGTTGGTTCGGCCTTCAAACTAGCTGTACTCAAAGCACTCAAATCAGAAATTGCCTCTGGGAAGCGGACGTGGAAAGATGTAGTACAACTGCAACCTAATTGGAAAAGTTTGCCATCTGGAGTATTACAAACATGGCCAGACGGAACATATCTAACATTGCAAACACTAGCAGCTTTCATGATTTCTATCAGCGACAATACAGCCACAGATATATTAATTAACCTGATTGGACGAGAATCTATTGAGTTACTATCACTGCGTAATCGTCCTTTTTTAACTACCCGTGAATTCTTTCTTTTGAAAAGTTCTCAAAATGAAAACTTTCTCCAGCGTTATCGCACAAGTAACGAAGCTGAACGTCGCGCAATCCTGAAAGAACTCTCTAAAAAACCACTTCCTGATGCGAGTGAATTTGGGGGAGGAAATCCAGTTGCTCTGGATATAGAATGGTTTTTTACAGCTGAGGAACTTTGTGGATTAATAGAACAGGTTGCTGATTTGCCTCTGCTGACTATTAATCCTGGTGTTGCTAAGGCTCAAGATTGGCAGCGAATAGCATTTAAAGGTGGTTCTGAAACTGGTGTTTTCAATATGACAACTTGGTTGCAAGGAAAGAATGGCAAAAATTACTGTGTGGTTGCTACTTGGAATAACAGCGATGCAGCTGTAGAAGAGTCAAAATTTATGGCATTGTACAGTGGGGTGCTTGCTAAACTTGCAGATAATAAATGA
- a CDS encoding MFS transporter yields the protein MELKNHWLAVNRVALPRLLQWVNLRPEESERTQMMFVFYTIVSVGLRWAEDSTVALFLGEYETNLLPWMYVASAVMSTGLVFLYSWLQKIFPLRQVIVAIAPCMVTPLVLLVLLRWGTNVSYLAVISVFLLRLWVDALYVVNDLNTSIVANQLFNIREIKRTYPLVSSGLLVADVISGFSLPWLVEHARLNKVILIACVVILLGSAILFYLTHQYRAAFPETPQITIRGEQASRQRFLKSPLKRYVWHLFAFVGLLQVIGLLIDFQYLRELQSSLDDRELASFLGLFGGMLGLCELLIQWFISSRLIERMGVFFTATLLPIAVGFLLPGVLVFLHLIPATQSQSFFWGLVIVKFCDELLRYTFVMSSGPILYQPIPEAIRSQMQTLSGGTAEAIATGLTGLVIFVTLLFSGHFVPEPLQKWVLVAETMLIAGTCLKVVCQLRSRYVDLLVLSVARGQLSATNVGLKFFKQGVVKALAEKGNEADKRSCIELLAQIDSQGAAEVLAPLLVKLTPDLQCQSLEVMLMGGANPVYVAAIRPLLEQPQETNPEVFALALRYIWLAEPNPNLSLLEEYLNPRQNSLIRATAAALVLRQGTPMQKLAATKTMRRMLTHKQERERINGVKALREAVYLQALRIHIPNLLQDESLRVRCAVLEMIAATHLEEYYCALIAALYYKSTRSTAMLALMRLENEALEMLLQLATNIYKPEVVRMYAWRTIASIATQEAMEALWENLETCWGTTRDHILHSLLKIHKQPGITGLGDRFYESRVEKLIEQELRFLGEIYAAYIDFQTLDKQEDYQSSERILIVSELLQRSLLELELDVKERLLLLLRLLYSPEKMQAAAFNLRSLSVVNLARGLEILEHTITLSCKSLLLNILDRRTEPEKLQHLVEAKIVEYENMLVSDRLHRLLLLGNLLSDWCLACCFHFAQVARIRLTSSEILASLRHPTGFVREAAIAYLNMVSQRVLFQILPQLQNDPHPLVAAQVKELLEKYKFKNHNSQGIDKQKI from the coding sequence ATGGAACTGAAAAATCACTGGTTGGCTGTAAATAGAGTTGCTTTACCACGATTGCTACAGTGGGTGAATCTCCGACCGGAGGAGAGCGAACGGACTCAAATGATGTTCGTATTTTACACAATTGTATCTGTAGGATTACGGTGGGCAGAGGACAGTACAGTAGCACTGTTTTTGGGCGAATATGAGACTAATCTACTACCTTGGATGTATGTTGCCAGTGCTGTAATGAGTACAGGACTGGTTTTTTTATATTCTTGGCTGCAAAAGATTTTTCCTTTACGTCAGGTGATTGTGGCGATCGCACCTTGCATGGTGACGCCATTAGTTTTGTTAGTTTTGTTACGTTGGGGAACCAATGTTTCCTACCTAGCCGTGATTTCGGTGTTTCTGCTGCGGCTGTGGGTAGATGCACTTTATGTGGTCAATGACCTTAACACCTCCATTGTTGCCAACCAACTATTTAATATTCGAGAGATTAAGCGCACTTATCCACTGGTCAGTAGTGGTCTATTAGTAGCAGATGTGATCAGCGGTTTTAGTTTGCCTTGGTTGGTGGAACACGCGAGACTGAATAAGGTGATCCTCATCGCTTGTGTGGTGATTTTATTGGGATCGGCGATTTTATTTTATTTAACTCATCAATATCGAGCAGCTTTTCCGGAAACTCCACAAATCACAATTCGTGGAGAACAAGCTTCACGACAGCGTTTTCTCAAAAGTCCTTTGAAGCGCTATGTTTGGCATTTATTTGCCTTTGTCGGTCTGTTGCAGGTCATTGGATTATTAATAGATTTTCAGTATTTGCGCGAACTCCAATCGAGTTTAGACGACCGAGAACTCGCTAGTTTCTTGGGTTTATTTGGTGGGATGTTGGGATTGTGTGAATTGTTGATTCAGTGGTTTATTTCTAGCCGACTCATTGAACGAATGGGAGTATTTTTCACTGCCACACTTTTACCGATCGCCGTCGGCTTTTTACTCCCAGGAGTGCTGGTATTTTTGCATTTAATTCCAGCCACGCAATCCCAAAGTTTTTTCTGGGGTCTAGTAATTGTCAAATTCTGTGATGAACTTCTGCGCTACACATTTGTGATGAGTAGCGGTCCCATACTGTATCAACCGATTCCAGAGGCAATTCGCAGCCAGATGCAGACTTTATCTGGCGGAACAGCAGAAGCGATCGCCACAGGGTTGACGGGATTGGTAATTTTTGTCACTTTATTATTCTCTGGGCACTTTGTACCTGAGCCGCTGCAAAAGTGGGTGTTAGTGGCAGAAACAATGCTGATAGCTGGAACGTGTTTAAAAGTAGTTTGCCAATTGCGATCGCGCTATGTTGACTTGTTAGTTCTAAGTGTGGCACGGGGTCAACTGAGTGCAACAAATGTCGGTCTAAAATTCTTCAAGCAGGGCGTAGTCAAAGCATTAGCTGAGAAAGGCAACGAGGCAGATAAACGCTCTTGCATTGAACTTTTAGCCCAAATTGATTCCCAAGGAGCTGCGGAAGTTTTAGCACCTTTATTAGTCAAGTTAACCCCAGATTTGCAGTGCCAGAGTTTGGAAGTGATGCTGATGGGAGGTGCAAATCCGGTTTATGTAGCCGCTATCCGTCCTTTGTTAGAACAACCCCAAGAAACTAACCCCGAAGTTTTTGCCCTAGCGCTGCGCTACATTTGGCTAGCTGAACCAAATCCCAATTTAAGTCTCCTCGAAGAATACCTAAACCCCCGGCAAAACTCACTCATCCGCGCCACTGCCGCTGCTTTAGTCTTACGCCAAGGAACGCCCATGCAAAAGCTAGCAGCCACTAAAACCATGCGCCGGATGTTGACTCATAAGCAAGAACGGGAACGGATAAATGGAGTCAAAGCCCTCAGAGAAGCAGTTTATTTACAGGCGTTACGAATTCACATTCCGAATTTGTTACAAGATGAATCGTTACGGGTGCGCTGTGCGGTATTGGAAATGATCGCAGCAACCCATTTAGAGGAGTACTACTGTGCCCTGATTGCCGCACTTTACTACAAGTCAACCCGCAGCACAGCAATGTTAGCCCTAATGCGACTGGAAAACGAAGCCCTAGAAATGCTGTTGCAGTTGGCTACGAATATTTACAAGCCAGAAGTAGTGCGGATGTACGCTTGGCGCACCATTGCTTCCATTGCTACCCAGGAAGCAATGGAGGCTTTATGGGAAAACTTAGAAACCTGTTGGGGTACTACCAGGGATCATATTCTTCACAGCTTACTCAAAATACACAAACAACCGGGAATTACAGGTTTAGGGGATCGGTTTTATGAAAGTCGAGTAGAAAAATTAATCGAGCAGGAATTACGGTTTTTAGGTGAAATTTACGCTGCTTATATAGACTTTCAAACGCTAGACAAACAAGAAGATTATCAATCAAGTGAGAGGATTTTGATTGTCTCGGAGTTACTGCAACGCTCCCTCCTAGAATTAGAATTGGATGTCAAAGAACGGTTGTTACTGCTACTGAGACTGCTTTACTCGCCAGAAAAGATGCAAGCAGCAGCATTTAATTTGCGATCGCTCTCGGTGGTAAACTTAGCGCGGGGGTTAGAAATCTTAGAACATACCATCACTTTGTCTTGCAAGTCCCTATTGCTGAATATTTTAGATCGGCGAACAGAACCAGAAAAATTACAACATCTAGTAGAAGCAAAAATTGTAGAATATGAAAATATGTTAGTTAGCGATCGCCTCCACAGATTGCTGCTATTGGGTAACTTGCTCTCTGACTGGTGTTTGGCTTGCTGTTTTCATTTTGCTCAAGTTGCTCGTATCCGACTCACAAGTTCTGAGATTTTAGCCAGTTTACGCCATCCAACTGGCTTTGTTCGAGAAGCAGCGATCGCATACTTGAATATGGTTTCACAGCGCGTCCTCTTTCAAATCCTACCCCAATTACAAAACGATCCACATCCTCTGGTAGCGGCTCAAGTTAAGGAGTTGCTGGAAAAATACAAATTCAAAAATCACAATTCCCAAGGAATCGACAAGCAGAAAATCTAA
- a CDS encoding FAD-dependent hydroxylase has protein sequence MALAKLNQTLDSPQTPSDKRGYEYDLVIVGGGIVGLTLASALKDSGLSVLLIEAKVASAAVAKGQAYAVHMLSSLIYQGIGIWDKMLPQIAKYCRVRLSDGDYPGVVEFATDDIGTPELGYVAEHQALLQPLQEFVQDCPNVTYLCPAEVVNTQYQRDAVTIDIKVAGELRTLKSKLLVAADGSRSPIRQAAGIKTSGWKYWQSCIVAFVKPEKPHNNTAYERFWSSGPFAILPLPGNRCRIVWTAPHEEAKALCALDDEQFLRELTRRYGDHMGKLELLGDRFIFQVQLMQSDRYVLPRLALIGDAAHNCHPVGGQGLNLGIRDAAALAQVIQAAHKAGKDIGEIHILKRYERWRKLENLTILGFTDLLDRMFSNNFLPVVLVRRLGLWLLQRVPMLKVFMLKLMIGLKGRTPELAKR, from the coding sequence ATGGCGCTAGCAAAGCTTAATCAAACTCTTGACTCTCCCCAAACACCATCAGATAAGCGGGGATACGAATATGATTTGGTAATTGTTGGCGGTGGAATTGTTGGGTTAACTCTAGCCTCCGCCTTAAAAGATTCTGGTTTGAGTGTGCTGCTAATTGAGGCAAAAGTGGCATCTGCGGCGGTAGCCAAGGGTCAAGCCTATGCAGTTCACATGCTTTCGTCGTTAATTTACCAAGGAATTGGAATTTGGGACAAAATGTTGCCTCAAATCGCCAAATATTGCCGGGTTCGTCTTTCTGATGGTGATTATCCCGGTGTGGTGGAATTTGCCACAGATGATATAGGTACGCCAGAGTTGGGTTATGTGGCGGAACACCAAGCACTGTTGCAGCCGTTACAGGAGTTTGTCCAAGATTGTCCAAATGTGACTTATCTGTGTCCGGCTGAGGTGGTAAACACCCAGTACCAACGGGACGCTGTAACTATAGATATTAAAGTTGCTGGTGAGTTACGAACTCTCAAGAGTAAATTACTTGTAGCCGCAGATGGATCGCGATCGCCGATTCGTCAAGCTGCTGGTATCAAAACCTCTGGCTGGAAATATTGGCAGTCTTGCATCGTTGCATTTGTAAAACCTGAAAAACCCCACAACAATACTGCTTACGAAAGATTTTGGTCTAGCGGACCTTTTGCGATTTTACCTTTACCGGGGAACCGTTGCCGGATTGTGTGGACAGCCCCTCACGAAGAAGCAAAAGCTTTATGTGCGTTAGATGATGAGCAATTTTTAAGAGAATTAACCCGTCGCTATGGCGATCACATGGGTAAATTGGAACTACTAGGCGATCGCTTTATTTTTCAGGTACAACTCATGCAAAGCGATCGCTATGTTCTTCCCCGACTAGCATTAATTGGTGACGCTGCACACAACTGTCATCCTGTGGGCGGACAAGGTTTAAATTTGGGCATTCGAGATGCCGCTGCTTTGGCACAAGTAATACAAGCAGCCCACAAGGCGGGTAAAGATATTGGCGAGATTCACATTCTCAAACGTTATGAACGCTGGCGCAAACTGGAAAATCTGACGATTTTAGGTTTCACCGACTTGTTAGATCGGATGTTTTCTAATAATTTCTTACCAGTGGTGTTAGTTCGTCGTCTGGGTTTATGGTTATTGCAACGAGTACCGATGTTAAAAGTATTTATGCTGAAGTTGATGATCGGTTTGAAGGGACGGACTCCAGAATTGGCAAAACGATAA
- a CDS encoding YebC/PmpR family DNA-binding transcriptional regulator, protein MAGHSKWANIKRQKAVVDAKKGKTFTQLSRAIIVAARSGVPDPALNFQLRTAIDKAKAASIPNDNIERAIAKGAGTFGADSANFEAIRYEGYGPGGVAILIEALTDNRNRTAADLRAAFSKNGGNLGETGCVSWMFDQKGVCILQGVVDEEQLLEASLEGGAQSYEMTEDEVSEVFTEIGNLETLSQTLKDKGFKVIDAELRWVPSNSVEVTEPEQARSLFKLIDTLEGLDDVQNVTANFEVAEELMTLSIS, encoded by the coding sequence ATGGCAGGACACAGTAAATGGGCAAATATTAAGCGCCAGAAGGCGGTAGTAGATGCAAAAAAGGGAAAAACCTTCACTCAGTTATCGAGAGCAATTATTGTTGCAGCTAGAAGTGGTGTACCAGATCCAGCGCTGAATTTTCAACTTCGCACAGCGATCGACAAGGCAAAAGCAGCAAGTATCCCTAATGATAATATTGAACGGGCGATCGCTAAAGGTGCAGGCACTTTTGGTGCAGATAGTGCCAATTTTGAAGCTATTCGCTACGAAGGTTACGGGCCGGGTGGTGTAGCAATTTTGATTGAAGCCCTGACAGATAATCGCAATCGCACGGCTGCTGATTTGCGTGCAGCTTTTAGTAAAAACGGCGGTAACCTGGGTGAAACAGGTTGCGTTAGCTGGATGTTTGACCAAAAAGGCGTTTGTATCCTCCAGGGTGTGGTTGATGAAGAACAGCTTTTAGAAGCATCCCTAGAAGGTGGTGCCCAGTCTTATGAAATGACTGAAGATGAGGTGTCTGAGGTATTTACTGAGATCGGAAATTTAGAAACCCTCAGCCAGACGCTTAAGGATAAAGGCTTTAAGGTGATTGATGCTGAATTGCGCTGGGTTCCCAGTAATAGTGTAGAAGTTACCGAACCTGAACAGGCGCGATCGCTTTTTAAATTAATTGACACTCTAGAAGGCTTAGATGATGTTCAAAATGTCACAGCTAACTTTGAAGTGGCAGAAGAATTGATGACTCTCAGCATTTCTTAA
- a CDS encoding ABC transporter substrate-binding protein: MTNDKHHTKRKRKKLSDYLRNFLLILLVGIIALAGCQAILPGVKQNNVIHLTLWQGVNPPPNRDVLQKLVDKFNQSHPDIQVESLYVGQQDQQTPKILAAVVGNAPPDLLWYNPTIAGQLVELGALLPLDEMLEKSPIKAEIDPTLYASMKYNGQIWSVPFATNNVGIFYRPSLFKTAGITELPRTWEEFGEVAKKLTRDTNGDGRTDQYGMFLPLGKGEFTVFTWLPFMWSSGGELVSGDSQNAAAVDLKDNQGAIAALQFWRDLITEGSAILSGPERGYETDDLLSGKVAMQLNGPWNLGQFQTTGVDFDVFPIPVGEKPATVIGGENLFFFKTTPEREKAAFKFVEYTLSEEFQTELALSTGYLPVNLKSRENPRYQEFVNKIPQVKVFLDQAKYGRSRPIFPGYNRISDSLGRAIESVLLGKYSPTKALQETQQRLDLIFK; the protein is encoded by the coding sequence ATGACTAATGACAAACACCATACCAAGCGAAAAAGAAAGAAACTCTCAGACTACTTGAGAAACTTCCTGCTGATATTATTGGTGGGCATAATAGCTTTAGCTGGATGTCAAGCTATTCTACCTGGTGTTAAACAAAATAATGTAATTCATTTAACCCTGTGGCAAGGGGTAAATCCGCCGCCAAATCGAGATGTGCTGCAAAAGCTGGTAGACAAATTCAATCAATCTCACCCTGATATTCAAGTAGAGTCGCTTTATGTCGGACAGCAGGATCAGCAAACGCCCAAGATTTTGGCAGCAGTGGTAGGAAATGCACCTCCTGATTTGCTGTGGTACAATCCGACGATCGCCGGTCAATTGGTGGAACTTGGGGCGCTTTTACCTTTGGATGAAATGCTAGAAAAATCTCCAATTAAAGCCGAAATTGACCCCACTTTGTATGCATCAATGAAATACAACGGTCAGATTTGGTCTGTGCCGTTTGCTACAAATAATGTTGGTATTTTTTATCGCCCAAGTTTGTTTAAGACAGCGGGAATTACTGAATTACCCCGCACTTGGGAGGAGTTTGGCGAAGTTGCCAAAAAATTGACTCGTGATACCAATGGCGATGGGCGAACAGATCAATATGGCATGTTTCTGCCTTTGGGAAAAGGAGAATTTACAGTGTTCACTTGGCTACCGTTTATGTGGAGTAGCGGTGGCGAGTTGGTGAGTGGTGATTCACAGAATGCGGCAGCTGTAGATTTGAAAGACAATCAAGGAGCGATCGCAGCTTTGCAATTCTGGCGTGATTTAATTACCGAAGGTTCTGCTATTTTATCTGGCCCGGAACGTGGTTATGAGACAGATGACTTGCTAAGTGGTAAAGTCGCAATGCAATTAAATGGCCCTTGGAATCTGGGGCAATTTCAAACCACTGGCGTCGATTTTGATGTTTTTCCCATTCCTGTTGGTGAAAAACCTGCTACTGTGATTGGTGGTGAGAATCTCTTCTTTTTCAAAACCACACCAGAACGCGAAAAAGCAGCTTTTAAGTTTGTCGAGTATACTTTGAGTGAAGAATTTCAGACAGAATTAGCTCTCTCAACTGGCTATTTACCAGTGAATTTGAAGTCTCGTGAAAATCCAAGATATCAGGAATTTGTGAATAAAATTCCCCAAGTGAAAGTATTTTTAGACCAAGCAAAATATGGGCGATCGCGTCCAATTTTTCCTGGTTACAATCGAATTTCAGACAGCTTAGGACGAGCAATTGAATCTGTATTGTTGGGGAAATATTCACCAACCAAAGCACTCCAAGAAACCCAGCAGCGTTTAGATTTGATTTTTAAATAA
- a CDS encoding potassium channel family protein, translated as MYVLIGGAGLVGLSLAQKLVELGHTVAVIDIDPTACRYAREQVGAMAFEGSAVSTEVLLEAGIRKAGSLAAVLRSDALNLAMVTLAKHYGVTHILSRMRHPDFAQPLRLAGANHIISTVELAVSTMVNAIEYPQVESMMHFEQGQIEVLKLSIPNNCYVVGRSVAEIAQDSRFPTGSLIIGYQPHPHENLMIPNGSTVLEPDSTVLIVTKPGCLHQVIDFIEGCNTNS; from the coding sequence ATGTACGTATTAATTGGTGGAGCAGGCTTAGTGGGGCTAAGTTTAGCGCAGAAACTGGTAGAACTGGGACATACTGTTGCCGTTATTGATATTGATCCTACCGCTTGTCGCTATGCCCGTGAACAAGTGGGAGCAATGGCTTTTGAAGGAAGTGCTGTGAGTACAGAAGTATTGTTAGAAGCTGGGATTCGCAAAGCCGGCTCCTTGGCTGCTGTCCTACGCAGTGATGCCTTAAACTTGGCAATGGTGACTCTTGCTAAACATTATGGTGTTACTCATATTTTAAGTCGGATGCGCCACCCCGATTTTGCCCAACCGCTGCGTCTGGCTGGAGCAAACCATATTATCAGTACTGTTGAGCTAGCGGTTTCAACAATGGTAAATGCCATCGAGTATCCGCAAGTAGAATCGATGATGCATTTTGAGCAGGGACAGATTGAGGTGCTAAAACTTTCTATCCCAAATAATTGTTATGTTGTTGGTCGTAGTGTTGCTGAAATTGCTCAGGATTCCCGGTTTCCTACTGGTTCGCTAATTATTGGCTATCAACCTCATCCCCACGAAAATTTGATGATTCCTAATGGCAGTACAGTACTGGAACCTGATTCAACTGTGCTGATTGTGACTAAGCCAGGATGTTTACACCAAGTTATTGATTTTATAGAAGGCTGTAATACTAATTCGTAA